A window from Candidatus Ozemobacteraceae bacterium encodes these proteins:
- a CDS encoding tetratricopeptide repeat protein: MQNYYQLFGVPNYASLDEIQKAYNRIYAELFTTDSPLSNIPRLKELKDSLDLLLDPVRREEYDAKLREFLAELEKRFDAATEALTQERYQECIDILKECIRANPREPDFYETIGLAYQLSKRYDDAVKAFQQGLQIAPKSPLFNWYLGDLYRGLRDDEKADTHYLDAADGFKKQLEVDPRNARSLELLADTYAKMKWFEESRDVYMQLVEQYPFKSAYHRDLGGVLYELEDLDAAEEHLLEALRIDATDASALLFLGLVYYRRRLLTLAVQTLESSLDRNPDQPEVAHLIEKIKEVQAEIGRTVEEIIYQPEPDAVVEGTVKWYNVDTGMGVLTCPEYAEVLLHFTALHPEDQETLAKGDAVRFGIVKDKMGPVAVQVERLGASPDSDTLPGTIVRYDANLRMGIIRTMGDREIMFPFASLSQDLMEKLEIGQEVLFETKSVIGLSDKPIEQAINIRPRRKKSPPKSDSPTAS, from the coding sequence ATGCAAAACTATTATCAACTCTTCGGTGTGCCGAACTACGCCAGTCTGGACGAGATCCAGAAGGCGTATAACCGCATATACGCGGAACTGTTCACGACCGACAGCCCCCTTTCCAACATTCCCCGCCTGAAAGAACTGAAGGATTCCCTCGATCTGCTGCTCGACCCGGTGCGACGCGAGGAATACGATGCGAAGCTCCGCGAATTCCTTGCCGAGCTCGAAAAGCGGTTCGATGCCGCCACGGAGGCCCTCACCCAGGAGCGGTACCAGGAGTGCATCGATATCCTGAAGGAGTGCATCCGCGCGAATCCGCGCGAGCCGGATTTTTATGAAACGATCGGTCTTGCGTATCAACTCTCGAAGCGGTACGACGACGCTGTGAAGGCGTTCCAGCAGGGGCTGCAGATCGCCCCGAAAAGTCCTTTGTTCAACTGGTATCTCGGCGACCTCTATCGCGGCCTGCGCGACGACGAAAAGGCCGACACGCATTACCTCGACGCCGCCGATGGCTTCAAGAAGCAGCTCGAGGTCGACCCGCGCAATGCCAGGTCGCTCGAGCTGCTTGCCGACACGTACGCCAAGATGAAGTGGTTCGAGGAGTCGCGGGACGTCTACATGCAACTCGTCGAGCAGTATCCCTTCAAGTCCGCCTATCACCGGGACCTCGGCGGCGTGCTGTACGAACTGGAAGATCTCGACGCGGCCGAAGAGCATCTGCTGGAAGCCCTGCGCATCGACGCGACGGATGCGTCGGCGCTTCTGTTTCTCGGCCTCGTCTACTACCGGCGCCGCCTGCTGACGCTGGCGGTGCAGACCCTCGAATCATCGCTCGACCGGAACCCCGACCAGCCCGAAGTCGCCCACCTGATCGAGAAAATCAAGGAAGTCCAGGCCGAGATCGGCCGCACGGTCGAGGAGATCATCTACCAGCCCGAACCCGACGCCGTCGTCGAGGGCACGGTGAAATGGTATAACGTCGATACGGGAATGGGCGTGCTGACCTGCCCCGAGTATGCCGAAGTCCTGCTGCATTTCACCGCCCTCCACCCCGAAGACCAGGAGACTCTCGCCAAGGGCGACGCGGTGCGATTCGGCATCGTGAAGGACAAAATGGGCCCCGTGGCCGTGCAGGTCGAACGGCTCGGCGCCTCTCCCGATTCGGATACCCTTCCGGGCACGATCGTCCGATACGATGCGAATCTTCGCATGGGCATCATCAGGACGATGGGAGACCGCGAGATCATGTTCCCCTTCGCCTCGCTGTCACAGGATCTCATGGAAAAACTCGAGATCGGCCAGGAAGTGCTGTTCGAGACGAAATCCGTCATCGGCCTCTCCGACAAACCGATCGAACAGGCGATCAACATCCGCCCTCGCAGGAAAAAATCCCCTCCAAAGTCCGATTCGCCAACGGCCTCCTGA
- a CDS encoding HD domain-containing protein, giving the protein MSIDLTTLDGLFHDFLNLKKIRRTGWQLRGIRDCESIADHAFGVALLTMLLSDKITSHKLDRAHALELAMTHELGECRVGDIPYTALRYWTQKSEAEQAAVADMTAPLGESGKRYQELFAEFESNATVEARFVRAIDKLEMLITASEYEHTGFRALGDFWDNASTFAAFEEFPELAAYARTLKRRHDERK; this is encoded by the coding sequence CGATCTGACGACACTCGACGGGCTGTTCCACGATTTTCTCAACCTCAAGAAAATCCGCCGCACCGGCTGGCAGCTGCGGGGAATCCGCGACTGCGAGTCGATCGCCGACCACGCGTTCGGCGTGGCCCTGCTGACGATGCTGCTTTCCGACAAGATAACGAGCCACAAGCTCGACCGGGCACACGCGCTCGAGCTCGCGATGACGCATGAACTGGGCGAATGCCGCGTCGGCGATATTCCCTACACGGCGCTTCGGTACTGGACGCAGAAATCCGAGGCCGAACAGGCGGCGGTCGCCGACATGACGGCCCCGCTTGGCGAATCAGGAAAGCGGTATCAGGAACTTTTCGCCGAGTTCGAGAGCAACGCGACGGTCGAGGCCCGGTTCGTGCGCGCCATCGACAAGCTCGAGATGCTCATCACGGCATCGGAATACGAGCACACCGGCTTTCGCGCCCTGGGCGACTTCTGGGACAACGCCTCGACCTTTGCCGCGTTCGAAGAGTTTCCCGAACTCGCCGCCTACGCCCGCACCTTGAAACGTCGCCATGATGAGCGGAAATGA
- a CDS encoding PIN/TRAM domain-containing protein — MIFQLLRFLLVITGTVAGVALAYGVTSQYENFLDTDYPEVKLAALLGCIGYLLMSMAGRELQDWIEQRIDNNSSYELTWGALGLLLGLIAANLLFIPVYFIMYRGIVNINFENKYFNSLVALLYLSIPLGINLLFGYLGVRISHRYRGMERRSRTSSLSVPPKLVDTSAIIDGRFVELFRLGFIEGQLVIPRFVVNEMQFLADAVDPTKRSKGRQALTLLSKLRKEFPDQVVVPERDFPEVQEVDGKLIEYAKAEGASLITLDYNLKRVAEISQIRVLNLNELMNALKPIFISGEEIEIQISKAGKEPGQGVGFLSDGTMIVIEDGGGQIGQKVSATVTNILQTAAGRMIFARIRPKKS; from the coding sequence ATGATTTTTCAGCTTCTGCGATTTCTATTGGTCATCACGGGAACCGTCGCCGGGGTCGCGCTGGCGTACGGCGTCACGTCGCAGTACGAAAACTTTCTGGACACCGACTATCCCGAAGTCAAGCTCGCCGCCCTCCTCGGCTGCATCGGCTACCTGCTGATGTCGATGGCGGGCCGCGAACTCCAGGACTGGATCGAGCAGCGCATCGATAACAACAGCAGCTACGAGCTGACGTGGGGCGCGCTGGGCCTTCTGCTGGGCCTCATCGCCGCGAACCTCCTGTTCATCCCGGTGTATTTCATCATGTATCGCGGCATCGTGAACATCAATTTCGAGAACAAATACTTCAACTCGCTCGTCGCCCTGCTGTATCTCTCTATACCTCTTGGTATAAATCTTCTGTTCGGATATCTCGGCGTCAGAATCAGCCACCGGTACCGGGGGATGGAGCGGCGAAGCCGGACGTCCAGCCTCTCGGTGCCGCCGAAGCTCGTCGACACCAGCGCGATCATCGACGGGCGTTTCGTCGAGCTATTCAGGCTCGGATTCATCGAAGGGCAGCTGGTCATTCCGCGGTTCGTCGTGAACGAGATGCAGTTCCTCGCCGACGCCGTCGACCCGACCAAACGCAGCAAGGGCCGCCAGGCGCTGACCCTGCTCAGCAAGCTCCGCAAGGAGTTTCCCGACCAGGTCGTCGTCCCGGAACGGGACTTCCCGGAAGTGCAGGAAGTCGACGGCAAGCTCATCGAATACGCGAAAGCCGAGGGCGCGAGCCTGATCACGCTCGATTACAACCTCAAGCGCGTTGCGGAAATCAGCCAGATCCGTGTGCTCAATCTCAATGAACTGATGAACGCTCTCAAGCCGATCTTCATCAGCGGCGAGGAGATCGAGATTCAGATCTCGAAGGCGGGCAAGGAGCCCGGCCAGGGCGTCGGCTTCCTGTCCGACGGCACGATGATCGTCATCGAGGACGGCGGCGGCCAGATCGGCCAGAAGGTCTCCGCGACCGTCACGAACATCCTTCAGACCGCTGCGGGTCGCATGATCTTCGCCCGCATTCGACCGAAAAAATCATAA
- a CDS encoding HutP family protein, whose product MGIRVKDIMDPNPVTVACGETLFGLREIMILRQPECVLVLNQYRKVAGLLTPAHLATANDADVDDKVDRFMIKKFKVVNANAEVREAAALLSASELEALPVLDNAEELVGVVTYKDIVKDLVEDRSEQKLTPESAVIYLAMTRDPEQEEYWLQKVTSAGFRAAITQVGATAEKLPIKLREATIVAAIARSVIREDPREKFAVSNAVRDIYSQCNVINPGLGGGFKVAIVRGEGRIAVAAFGRCGHALANGNEQIFMGGNIV is encoded by the coding sequence ATGGGTATCCGGGTAAAGGACATCATGGATCCGAATCCGGTCACGGTGGCGTGCGGCGAGACGCTCTTCGGCCTTCGCGAGATCATGATCCTGCGACAGCCCGAGTGCGTGCTGGTTCTCAATCAGTATCGGAAAGTCGCCGGGCTGCTGACGCCGGCGCATCTTGCCACCGCGAACGACGCCGACGTCGACGACAAGGTCGACCGGTTCATGATCAAGAAGTTCAAGGTCGTCAACGCCAACGCCGAGGTGCGGGAAGCGGCGGCGCTGCTTTCGGCGAGCGAACTCGAGGCACTGCCCGTGCTCGACAACGCCGAGGAGCTCGTCGGGGTCGTCACGTATAAAGACATCGTGAAGGATCTGGTCGAGGACCGCTCGGAACAGAAGCTGACGCCCGAGAGCGCGGTTATCTACCTCGCGATGACGCGGGATCCCGAGCAGGAAGAATACTGGCTGCAGAAGGTCACCAGCGCCGGGTTCCGGGCCGCCATCACCCAGGTCGGCGCGACGGCCGAGAAGCTGCCGATCAAGCTGCGGGAAGCGACGATCGTCGCCGCGATCGCGCGCTCGGTCATCCGCGAGGATCCGCGCGAAAAGTTCGCCGTGAGTAACGCGGTGCGCGATATTTATAGTCAGTGCAATGTCATCAACCCCGGCCTCGGCGGCGGCTTCAAGGTCGCCATCGTCCGGGGCGAAGGCCGGATCGCGGTCGCCGCGTTCGGCCGGTGCGGCCACGCTCTTGCCAACGGCAACGAGCAGATTTTCATGGGGGGGAACATCGTCTGA
- the leuS gene encoding leucine--tRNA ligase — protein sequence MAERYEFTAVQEKWHRIWADKRIYRTAEDRSKPKFYCLDFFPYPSGNGLSVGHLRNYVPTDVISRMKRMQGFNVLHPMGWDAFGLPAENFAIKMGVHPTETTAKNAANYRRQLSLVECSYDWDREINSTDPGYYKWTQWFFLMLHKRGLAYQATGAQWWCPSCQTILANEQVEQGCCWRCDSQVEKKDLKQWFFKITAYADRLIDDLKTVDWPDHIKKMQENWIGRRTGTEVTFKGVHPTTGETFDIPIFTTRVDTIFGVTFMTLAPEHPLVEKLTHPDRKAAVEEYVAESRRKSEIDRLSTEKEKTGTALGSFAINPFNGEKVPIYIGDYVLVSYGTGAVMAVPAHDERDFAFAKKYGIPVREVITPAGKAQGNLSAAYTEYGILIDSGEFSGLTSEQSMERMAAWLEGKKLGQKRVNYKFRDWLISRQRYWGAPIPVVHCDSCGTVPVPDNQLPVLLPPIKEFKPGQDGKSPLAGISDWVNTTCPTCGKPARRETDTMDGFACSSWYFLRFIDPKLDSAPFDKEKAAYWLPVDLYVGGAEHAVMHLLYARFWTKVMQDEGLIPFGEPFAMLRNQGMMLAPDGQKMSKSKNNVITPDEMVERYGADTLRAFILFLGCFELEVAWSDEGIKGMYRFVNRVYDLVQEYPGDKGGDAEGEKAIELKRWIHKSIKGITNDIQTFSFNTAVAKLMEFVNALSDYARNTPLAGTKLWGEAIDTLLLLLAPITPYLAEELWERTGRGPRGLVHQQAWPKWDESALAEDSVNLPVQVNGKLRDQVRVAIGLSDDQVREECLKSEKVQKFLEGKTIVKFIHVPKRMASFVVK from the coding sequence ATGGCAGAACGATACGAATTCACCGCAGTGCAGGAAAAGTGGCACAGGATCTGGGCCGACAAGCGGATCTACCGGACGGCCGAAGACCGCTCGAAGCCGAAATTCTACTGCCTCGACTTTTTCCCGTATCCCTCCGGGAACGGCCTGTCGGTCGGTCACCTGCGCAACTACGTTCCGACCGACGTCATCTCGCGCATGAAGCGGATGCAGGGCTTCAACGTCCTGCACCCCATGGGCTGGGACGCGTTCGGCCTACCGGCAGAGAACTTCGCGATCAAGATGGGCGTCCATCCCACCGAGACGACCGCGAAGAATGCCGCGAACTACCGGCGCCAGCTCAGTCTCGTCGAGTGTTCCTACGACTGGGATCGCGAGATCAATTCGACCGATCCGGGCTACTACAAGTGGACCCAGTGGTTCTTCCTGATGCTGCACAAGCGGGGCCTGGCCTACCAGGCGACCGGCGCGCAGTGGTGGTGCCCGAGCTGTCAGACGATCCTCGCCAACGAGCAGGTCGAGCAGGGCTGCTGCTGGCGGTGCGACTCGCAGGTCGAGAAGAAAGACCTGAAACAGTGGTTCTTCAAGATCACCGCCTACGCCGACCGGCTGATCGACGATCTCAAGACCGTCGACTGGCCCGACCACATCAAGAAGATGCAGGAAAACTGGATCGGCCGCCGGACCGGCACGGAAGTGACCTTCAAAGGCGTTCACCCGACGACCGGCGAGACGTTTGACATCCCGATCTTCACCACGCGCGTCGACACGATCTTCGGCGTCACGTTCATGACGCTGGCCCCCGAGCATCCGCTCGTCGAGAAGCTGACCCACCCCGACCGGAAAGCAGCCGTGGAGGAATACGTCGCAGAGTCTCGCCGCAAGAGCGAGATCGACCGTCTCTCGACCGAGAAGGAAAAAACGGGCACGGCGCTCGGCAGCTTCGCGATCAATCCGTTCAACGGAGAGAAGGTGCCGATCTATATCGGCGACTACGTTCTCGTCAGCTACGGCACGGGCGCCGTCATGGCCGTTCCGGCGCACGATGAGCGTGACTTTGCATTTGCGAAGAAATATGGCATCCCGGTTCGCGAGGTCATCACGCCCGCCGGCAAGGCGCAGGGAAATCTTTCGGCCGCCTATACCGAATACGGCATCCTGATCGATTCGGGCGAGTTCTCGGGCCTGACCTCCGAGCAGTCGATGGAGCGCATGGCCGCCTGGCTCGAAGGCAAAAAGCTCGGCCAGAAGCGCGTGAACTACAAATTTCGCGACTGGCTGATCAGCCGCCAGCGATACTGGGGCGCACCGATTCCGGTCGTGCACTGCGACAGCTGCGGCACGGTGCCGGTTCCCGACAACCAGCTTCCGGTGCTGCTTCCCCCGATCAAGGAGTTCAAGCCCGGCCAGGACGGGAAATCGCCGCTCGCCGGCATTTCCGACTGGGTCAACACGACCTGTCCGACATGCGGAAAGCCCGCACGGCGCGAGACCGACACGATGGACGGCTTTGCCTGCTCCTCGTGGTATTTCCTGCGGTTCATCGACCCGAAGCTCGATTCGGCCCCGTTCGACAAGGAAAAGGCCGCCTACTGGCTGCCGGTCGACCTGTATGTCGGCGGCGCCGAGCATGCCGTCATGCACCTCCTGTATGCCCGGTTCTGGACGAAAGTCATGCAGGACGAAGGGCTGATCCCCTTCGGCGAGCCGTTCGCGATGCTGCGCAACCAGGGCATGATGCTGGCCCCCGACGGCCAGAAGATGAGCAAGTCGAAGAACAACGTCATCACCCCCGACGAAATGGTCGAGAGATACGGCGCCGACACGCTTCGTGCGTTCATCCTGTTCCTGGGCTGCTTCGAACTCGAGGTCGCCTGGTCGGACGAAGGCATCAAGGGCATGTACCGCTTCGTGAACCGCGTCTACGATCTCGTCCAGGAGTATCCGGGAGACAAGGGCGGCGATGCCGAAGGCGAGAAGGCGATCGAGCTGAAGCGGTGGATCCACAAGTCTATCAAGGGCATCACGAACGATATCCAGACCTTCAGCTTCAACACGGCCGTCGCGAAGCTGATGGAGTTTGTGAACGCGCTTTCCGACTACGCGCGCAACACCCCGCTCGCCGGCACGAAGCTCTGGGGCGAGGCCATCGACACCCTGCTCCTGCTGCTGGCTCCGATCACTCCGTATCTCGCGGAAGAGCTGTGGGAGCGCACCGGCCGAGGTCCGCGCGGGCTGGTTCATCAGCAGGCCTGGCCGAAGTGGGACGAATCGGCCCTTGCCGAGGATTCCGTGAACCTGCCGGTGCAGGTCAACGGTAAACTGCGCGATCAGGTTCGCGTCGCGATCGGCCTTTCCGACGACCAGGTTCGGGAAGAATGCCTCAAGAGCGAGAAGGTGCAGAAGTTCCTCGAGGGCAAGACGATCGTGAAATTCATTCACGTCCCGAAGCGGATGGCCAGCTTCGTGGTAAAATAA
- the gltX gene encoding glutamate--tRNA ligase: MTVRVRFAPSPTGYLHVGGARTALFNWLFAKRHGGSFILRIEDTDLERSTAESEEGLLRDLRWLGLTWDEGPGIGGPHAPYRQSERTKIYQEWAHRLVEKGAAYPCFCREEELEQKRQQAEAEHRSLHYDGTCRRLSPDEAKRRVEAGEPHCIRVSVPAKDYAVDDLVRGRVEWKAETLGDFIILRSNGMPVYNFCVVVDDADMEITHVIRAEEHLTNTHRQLILYEALGKPTPKFAHVSLILGADKTKLSKRHGATSVGQYEADGFLPEAMINFLALLGWAEGIDKEVYTIQELIEKFSLERINPAPAVFDHTKLVWMNGMHIRLLPPEKLAEMIAKPMRAAFPDDPRMNDAAFLKNLALTVQPALAVIPDVVNVAKPFLQAGEPADDEAKAALAAPEVPVLMAALAEEFKTCGWEKDPINAAIKAAGKKAGAKGKGLFMPLRVKLTGTCHGPDLINVLNLLGRDEVVRRLTL; this comes from the coding sequence ATGACCGTCAGAGTACGCTTCGCGCCTTCGCCCACCGGTTACCTGCACGTCGGGGGCGCCCGCACGGCCCTGTTCAACTGGTTGTTCGCAAAACGCCACGGCGGCAGCTTCATCCTGCGCATCGAGGACACCGATCTCGAACGGTCGACCGCCGAGTCGGAGGAGGGGTTGCTGCGCGATCTGCGCTGGCTGGGCCTGACCTGGGACGAAGGCCCCGGCATCGGCGGCCCGCACGCGCCGTACCGGCAGTCGGAGCGCACGAAGATCTACCAGGAATGGGCGCATCGCCTGGTCGAGAAAGGCGCGGCGTATCCCTGCTTCTGCAGGGAAGAAGAGCTCGAACAGAAGCGCCAGCAGGCCGAGGCGGAGCACCGCTCGCTCCATTACGACGGAACCTGTCGCCGGTTGTCCCCCGACGAGGCGAAACGCCGCGTCGAGGCGGGCGAGCCGCACTGCATCCGCGTCAGCGTGCCGGCGAAGGACTACGCCGTCGACGATCTCGTGCGCGGCCGGGTCGAGTGGAAGGCGGAGACGCTCGGGGATTTCATCATCCTGCGCTCGAACGGCATGCCGGTCTACAACTTCTGCGTCGTCGTCGACGATGCTGACATGGAAATCACGCACGTCATCCGCGCCGAAGAGCACCTCACGAACACGCACCGCCAGCTGATCCTTTACGAGGCGCTCGGGAAGCCGACGCCGAAGTTCGCTCACGTATCGCTGATTCTCGGCGCCGACAAGACCAAACTGTCGAAGCGGCACGGGGCGACGTCGGTCGGGCAGTATGAGGCCGACGGTTTTCTCCCCGAAGCGATGATCAACTTCCTGGCGTTGCTGGGCTGGGCCGAGGGAATAGATAAAGAAGTATATACAATCCAGGAGCTGATCGAGAAGTTCTCGCTCGAACGCATCAACCCGGCGCCGGCCGTGTTCGACCACACCAAGCTGGTCTGGATGAACGGCATGCACATCCGCCTGCTTCCCCCTGAAAAGCTCGCTGAGATGATCGCGAAGCCGATGCGCGCCGCATTTCCCGACGATCCGCGGATGAACGACGCCGCGTTTCTGAAAAACCTCGCGTTGACGGTCCAGCCGGCGCTGGCGGTCATTCCCGACGTCGTGAACGTCGCGAAGCCCTTCCTGCAGGCCGGCGAACCCGCCGACGACGAGGCGAAGGCGGCCCTGGCCGCCCCCGAGGTTCCGGTCCTCATGGCCGCTCTCGCCGAAGAGTTCAAGACCTGCGGGTGGGAGAAGGACCCGATCAATGCTGCGATCAAGGCGGCGGGCAAGAAGGCGGGAGCGAAGGGAAAGGGACTGTTCATGCCGCTTCGCGTCAAACTGACCGGCACCTGCCACGGCCCCGATCTCATCAACGTGCTCAACCTCCTGGGCCGCGACGAAGTCGTCAGGCGCCTGACTTTATAA
- a CDS encoding ABC transporter ATP-binding protein, with protein MMEPMIEIQNLTKRYGEKEAVAGLTLSVPRGAMYGFLGPNGAGKTTTLRMLMGLLQPSSGSARIEGLDVTDDTVAVRACVGYLPDEVFLYDYLTGQQFLEFVADMRGISREARDQRIRELLEFFGLESAAGEYTVNYSFGMKKKLALAGIVIHKPSVLLLDEPFNGLDPQATKDCRAMLTRMTAEGSTVLFSSHVLEVVEKLVTHVAIIDSGMLRASGTLAEVCAPHDNSLEKAFFSLTSRQN; from the coding sequence ATGATGGAACCGATGATCGAGATTCAGAACCTGACGAAGCGATACGGGGAAAAAGAAGCCGTTGCGGGGCTCACCCTGTCCGTGCCGCGCGGGGCCATGTATGGGTTTCTCGGGCCGAACGGGGCCGGGAAGACGACGACGCTGCGCATGCTGATGGGGCTGCTGCAGCCGAGTTCGGGAAGCGCGCGCATCGAGGGTCTCGACGTGACGGACGATACCGTCGCCGTGCGGGCCTGCGTCGGGTATCTGCCTGACGAGGTCTTTCTGTACGATTATCTGACGGGGCAGCAGTTTCTCGAGTTCGTCGCTGATATGCGCGGCATTTCGCGGGAAGCGCGCGATCAGCGGATCCGGGAGTTGCTCGAGTTTTTCGGTCTCGAATCGGCGGCAGGAGAATATACCGTTAACTATAGCTTCGGCATGAAAAAAAAGCTTGCGCTCGCCGGGATCGTCATCCACAAGCCTTCCGTGCTGCTGCTCGACGAGCCGTTCAACGGCCTCGATCCGCAGGCGACGAAAGACTGCAGGGCCATGCTGACCCGCATGACGGCCGAAGGTTCGACGGTTCTGTTCTCGAGCCACGTTCTCGAGGTCGTCGAGAAACTGGTGACCCATGTCGCCATCATCGATTCGGGAATGCTCCGGGCCTCAGGAACGCTGGCCGAGGTGTGCGCTCCCCACGACAATTCTCTCGAGAAAGCCTTTTTCAGCCTCACCTCCCGCCAGAATTGA